Proteins encoded by one window of Vicinamibacterales bacterium:
- a CDS encoding decaprenyl-phosphate phosphoribosyltransferase, with protein MARPTYPDLEAREAGVERVKERSTLGSLLKSLRPEQWTKNLFVLAALPFGLKLFDPAATALALAAFVVFCALSGVVYIINDLYDREADRLHPTKRFRPIAAGDLTTNVAVTAAGLIGACALTAAVWVGPNFAVAAAAYLALFALYSRWLKHFVVVDVLSIAIGFALRAYAGAAAIDVPVSDWILICTTLLALFLGLAKRRHEITLLADGAVRHRRILDEYNPYLLDQMIGVVTASTLMAYIIYCTSSDTVERFGTRLLVLTIPFPIYGILRYLYLVHRRDGGGNPSELLITDRPLLICVGLWGLVTALVIYRPIGF; from the coding sequence ATGGCGCGTCCAACCTACCCGGATCTCGAGGCGCGAGAGGCCGGCGTCGAGCGGGTGAAGGAACGCTCCACGCTCGGTAGCCTGCTGAAGTCGCTGCGGCCCGAACAGTGGACCAAGAACCTGTTCGTGCTGGCGGCGCTGCCGTTCGGCCTCAAGCTGTTCGACCCCGCCGCCACCGCCCTTGCGCTGGCGGCGTTCGTCGTCTTCTGCGCGCTGTCCGGCGTCGTCTACATCATCAACGACCTGTACGACCGGGAGGCGGACCGCCTCCATCCCACGAAGCGATTCCGGCCGATCGCCGCCGGGGATCTCACGACGAACGTCGCGGTCACGGCGGCCGGCCTCATCGGTGCCTGCGCGCTCACCGCCGCGGTCTGGGTCGGGCCGAACTTCGCCGTTGCGGCGGCGGCATACCTGGCGCTCTTCGCCCTGTACTCCCGCTGGTTGAAGCATTTCGTCGTCGTCGACGTCCTGTCGATCGCCATCGGCTTCGCGCTACGGGCCTACGCGGGCGCGGCCGCGATCGACGTTCCCGTAAGCGACTGGATTCTCATCTGCACGACGCTGCTGGCGCTCTTCCTGGGGCTCGCCAAGCGGCGCCACGAGATCACGCTGCTGGCGGATGGCGCGGTGCGCCACCGGCGCATCCTCGACGAGTACAACCCCTATCTTCTCGACCAGATGATCGGCGTCGTGACGGCCTCGACGCTGATGGCCTACATCATCTATTGCACGAGCTCCGACACAGTTGAGCGGTTCGGCACCCGGCTGCTGGTGCTGACCATCCCTTTCCCGATCTACGGCATCCTGCGGTACCTCTACCTCGTGCACCGGCGCGACGGCGGAGGCAACCCCTCGGAACTGCTGATCACGGATAGACCGCTGCTCATCTGCGTCGGACTCTGGGGTCTGGTGACCGCGCTGGTCATCTACCGGCCCATCGGATTCTGA
- a CDS encoding STAS domain-containing protein, producing the protein MEIAERKVSDVTILDLTGKMTLGEGDELLRQTVNNLLAGGNKKIVLNLEGVPYIDSAGLGEVVRTHMTVSKQGGKLKLLNLTKRIEDLLSITKLLTVFDSYESEADAIKSFAE; encoded by the coding sequence ATGGAGATCGCCGAACGCAAGGTCAGCGACGTCACGATTCTGGATCTCACCGGCAAGATGACGCTCGGTGAGGGCGACGAGCTGCTGAGACAGACCGTCAACAACCTGTTGGCGGGCGGCAACAAGAAGATCGTCCTCAACCTCGAGGGCGTTCCCTACATCGACTCGGCCGGGCTCGGCGAGGTCGTGCGCACGCACATGACGGTGAGCAAGCAGGGCGGCAAGCTCAAGCTCCTCAACCTGACGAAGCGCATCGAAGACCTCCTGTCGATCACCAAGCTCCTCACGGTGTTCGACTCCTACGAATCGGAAGCCGACGCCATCAAGAGCTTCGCGGAGTAA
- the rpsU gene encoding 30S ribosomal protein S21, translating to MAEVKIQEGESIESALRRFKRKVQQEDIIKDIKKHSFYLKPGDKRRAKQALARKRNRKKQRREAE from the coding sequence ATGGCCGAGGTGAAGATTCAGGAAGGCGAGTCAATCGAGTCGGCCCTGCGCCGCTTCAAGCGGAAGGTGCAGCAGGAAGACATCATCAAGGACATCAAGAAGCACTCCTTCTACCTGAAGCCGGGCGACAAGCGCAGGGCCAAACAGGCTCTGGCTCGCAAGCGAAACAGGAAGAAGCAGCGCCGGGAAGCCGAATAG
- the purD gene encoding phosphoribosylamine--glycine ligase yields MKILVVGSGAREHTLAAILAGGPGNAVVCAPGNPGIARDVRVAPVDPLDADALLALAAHEAVDLTVIGPEAPLAAGVADRFIAAGRPVFGPTRAAARIETSKAFAKALMARRGVPTARARVCDSIEEALDTVRSAELGWPVVVKADGLAAGKGVVIAVDLPEAEATVRAAMVDGAFGAAGARVVLEECLTGPELSYFVIASGAAFVACGSAQDHKRLFDGDRGPNTGGMGAFSPSPLATERLRARIEREIVGPVLDGLAEEGTPFTGFLYCGLMLTADGPKVIEFNCRFGDPEAQVVLPLLDEPLAPILLAAATGAPLPAVVRFSPDAAVGVVLASRGYPGQVETGQVIDGLDSPPPSGVSVRFAGVGRRDGALVTAGGRVLTVVARARDHRSAIATAYGAVGGIAFDGMQFRRDIGASALADAP; encoded by the coding sequence ATGAAGATCCTGGTCGTGGGATCCGGCGCCCGCGAGCACACCCTGGCGGCCATCCTGGCCGGTGGGCCAGGGAATGCAGTGGTGTGCGCTCCCGGGAATCCGGGAATCGCCAGGGACGTTCGGGTGGCGCCTGTGGACCCACTGGACGCCGACGCGCTCCTGGCACTCGCGGCGCACGAAGCCGTCGACTTGACCGTGATCGGACCCGAGGCGCCACTCGCGGCCGGCGTCGCCGACCGTTTCATCGCGGCCGGGCGCCCGGTGTTCGGGCCCACGCGCGCCGCAGCCCGCATCGAGACCAGCAAGGCGTTCGCCAAGGCCCTCATGGCGCGGCGCGGCGTGCCGACGGCCCGCGCGCGGGTTTGCGACTCGATCGAGGAGGCCCTCGACACGGTCCGCAGCGCCGAACTCGGGTGGCCCGTCGTGGTGAAAGCCGACGGCCTTGCCGCGGGCAAGGGCGTCGTGATCGCCGTCGACCTGCCGGAGGCGGAGGCGACGGTCCGGGCGGCCATGGTGGACGGGGCCTTTGGTGCGGCGGGCGCGCGCGTAGTCCTCGAAGAATGCCTGACGGGGCCGGAACTGTCGTATTTCGTGATCGCGTCGGGCGCGGCGTTCGTCGCGTGCGGGTCCGCCCAGGATCACAAGCGGCTCTTCGACGGGGACCGCGGTCCGAATACCGGCGGCATGGGGGCGTTCTCGCCAAGTCCCCTGGCCACGGAGCGCCTGCGCGCGCGGATCGAGCGTGAGATCGTGGGCCCGGTGCTCGACGGCTTGGCAGAGGAAGGCACTCCGTTCACGGGATTCCTGTACTGCGGTCTGATGCTCACGGCCGACGGGCCGAAGGTGATCGAGTTCAACTGCCGTTTCGGCGATCCGGAAGCGCAGGTCGTGCTGCCGTTGCTGGACGAGCCCCTCGCGCCCATCCTGCTGGCCGCCGCGACGGGCGCTCCGCTGCCGGCGGTCGTGCGGTTCTCCCCCGACGCAGCCGTCGGCGTGGTGCTGGCGTCCCGGGGATACCCGGGCCAGGTGGAGACCGGTCAGGTGATCGACGGTCTCGACTCGCCGCCTCCTTCCGGGGTGTCCGTCCGTTTCGCCGGCGTTGGGCGCCGCGACGGCGCCCTCGTGACGGCGGGCGGGCGCGTCCTGACCGTGGTGGCCCGGGCGCGCGACCATCGCTCGGCGATCGCGACGGCGTATGGCGCCGTGGGCGGCATCGCCTTCGACGGCATGCAGTTCCGCCGGGACATCGGCGCCAGCGCGCTTGCGGACGCGCCGTGA
- a CDS encoding MiaB/RimO family radical SAM methylthiotransferase: MRYAVVTFGCRVNQADSLEVEAALAIAGATAVAADAADLVVVNTCSVTASADQGARQTIRRIHRQNPSARIIVTGCFATRAVDAVAGLPGVAAVVPNSSKPGLGRALLALVAPGSQGPCGRPPSPGLMGRTAWTLRAQTGCEEACSYCIIPSTRGPSASRSAVEVLDELRRVVDAGYKEVVLTGVHLGAWGRDLGRPQALADLLGLVAGEPGRFRVRVSSLEPMDCTPSVLDVLCGSPERFAPHLHLPLQHSEDDLLVAMRRPYSGRDYLTLVQDVRRRLPDAAIGTDVIVGFPGESDRQAEALAEFLASSPVTHAHVFPYSDREGTDASAYGGKVHGAAVKARAARIRAVSGALTAKFRASQAGLVRQALTIDDGRTCVTDNYIRVSLPPGHARNAWVDVVVPPLAGAPSPDAD; the protein is encoded by the coding sequence GTGAGATACGCGGTCGTCACCTTCGGGTGCCGTGTGAATCAAGCGGACTCGCTGGAGGTCGAGGCTGCGCTGGCCATCGCAGGGGCGACCGCCGTTGCCGCCGACGCCGCGGATCTGGTCGTCGTGAACACCTGTTCGGTGACCGCGAGCGCGGACCAGGGCGCCCGGCAGACGATTCGCAGGATTCACCGGCAGAATCCCTCCGCGCGCATCATCGTGACCGGATGCTTCGCGACGCGTGCCGTCGATGCCGTGGCAGGGCTTCCAGGCGTAGCGGCGGTTGTGCCCAATTCGTCGAAACCTGGCCTGGGGCGCGCGTTGCTCGCGTTGGTGGCCCCCGGCTCGCAGGGGCCGTGCGGGCGCCCGCCCTCACCCGGCCTGATGGGGCGAACTGCGTGGACCCTCAGGGCGCAGACCGGCTGTGAGGAGGCCTGCAGCTACTGCATCATCCCGTCGACGCGCGGACCCAGCGCCAGCCGCTCGGCAGTCGAGGTACTCGACGAGCTTCGGAGGGTGGTCGACGCAGGCTACAAGGAGGTCGTGCTGACCGGCGTGCACCTCGGCGCCTGGGGCCGCGACCTGGGGCGGCCGCAGGCATTGGCCGACCTCCTGGGCCTCGTGGCCGGGGAGCCGGGCCGATTTCGCGTGCGCGTGAGCTCGCTCGAGCCGATGGACTGCACGCCGTCGGTCCTCGACGTGCTGTGCGGCTCGCCCGAGCGCTTCGCGCCTCATCTGCACCTGCCGCTGCAGCACTCCGAGGACGACCTGCTCGTGGCGATGCGCCGACCGTACAGCGGGCGGGACTACCTCACGCTGGTCCAGGACGTCCGTCGCCGGCTGCCGGACGCGGCCATCGGCACCGATGTCATCGTCGGCTTTCCCGGCGAGTCCGACCGGCAGGCGGAGGCGCTGGCGGAGTTCCTCGCCTCCTCGCCGGTGACGCACGCTCACGTCTTTCCCTACTCCGATCGCGAGGGCACCGACGCCTCCGCCTACGGCGGCAAGGTCCACGGGGCGGCGGTGAAGGCGCGGGCCGCCCGGATTCGCGCCGTGTCCGGAGCGCTCACCGCCAAGTTTCGCGCGTCGCAGGCCGGCCTCGTGCGTCAGGCGCTGACGATCGACGACGGGCGCACGTGCGTCACCGACAACTACATCCGGGTGTCGCTTCCACCCGGGCACGCGCGGAACGCGTGGGTGGACGTCGTCGTCCCGCCGCTTGCCGGCGCCCCATCGCCGGATGCCGACTGA
- a CDS encoding alpha/beta hydrolase-fold protein, producing the protein MSLVALRLGACLGVALVLAACRGEPTTIRDLLKQAQAEPDAAARTALVDRFLEAHPVNPVIEQNSRLTFFLKDDGTGRTPRFVGDFNGWATTPQGYDVKAGTPTRIEGTPWSYLEGTAFANGRLEYVLLYEKEATPDPRNPRRVQTFTGERSEIRMPFMTAHPEIDGPEPPARGTVTDEQFPSRNLKGSRHVWTYLPPGYETSQDLYPTVYFLDGRNYAEWMAVPGVLDRLIAAGTIPPVIGVFVEPGDRREEYSRHPSWRAFIAGELVPAIDGRLRTFSAPDQRVIFGSSLGGYGAVDLAVAYPGVFGLCASIAPPSQSDTLLTNQAQGQRAVHGVRFFVLGAVYDTDVKGARTLRTALVEASADVTYEEVPEGHAAETFRAHIGQALSTLLPHPSS; encoded by the coding sequence GTGAGCCTCGTCGCCCTCCGGCTGGGCGCCTGCCTCGGCGTGGCGCTCGTGCTGGCGGCCTGCCGGGGCGAACCCACGACCATCCGCGACCTGCTGAAGCAGGCGCAGGCAGAGCCCGACGCCGCCGCCAGAACCGCCCTGGTCGACCGGTTCCTCGAAGCGCACCCGGTCAACCCCGTCATCGAGCAGAACTCCCGCCTGACGTTTTTTCTCAAGGACGACGGCACGGGCCGAACGCCGCGCTTTGTTGGCGACTTCAATGGGTGGGCGACGACGCCCCAGGGGTACGACGTGAAGGCCGGCACGCCGACGCGCATCGAGGGCACCCCGTGGTCGTACCTCGAGGGCACCGCCTTCGCCAACGGCCGGCTCGAGTACGTCCTGCTCTACGAGAAGGAGGCGACACCGGACCCCCGCAATCCGCGCAGGGTGCAGACATTCACGGGTGAGCGCTCCGAGATTCGCATGCCGTTCATGACGGCACATCCAGAGATCGACGGGCCGGAACCGCCGGCGAGAGGCACCGTCACGGACGAGCAGTTCCCGAGCCGGAACCTGAAGGGATCACGGCACGTGTGGACGTACCTGCCGCCCGGGTACGAGACGTCCCAGGACTTGTACCCCACCGTCTACTTCCTCGACGGCCGGAACTACGCGGAGTGGATGGCGGTGCCGGGCGTGCTGGACCGTCTGATTGCGGCGGGCACGATCCCCCCGGTCATTGGGGTGTTCGTGGAGCCGGGGGATCGGCGCGAGGAGTACTCGCGCCACCCGTCGTGGCGGGCGTTCATCGCTGGGGAGCTCGTGCCCGCCATCGACGGTCGACTTCGCACGTTCTCCGCGCCCGACCAGCGCGTAATCTTCGGCAGTTCGCTCGGCGGGTATGGCGCCGTCGACTTGGCCGTGGCCTACCCGGGCGTCTTCGGGCTGTGCGCGTCCATCGCCCCACCATCGCAGTCGGATACCCTGCTCACCAACCAGGCGCAGGGACAGCGGGCCGTTCACGGCGTGCGCTTCTTCGTGCTTGGCGCGGTCTACGACACCGACGTCAAGGGGGCGCGCACGCTGCGGACGGCTCTGGTTGAGGCGTCGGCGGACGTCACCTACGAAGAAGTGCCGGAAGGACACGCGGCCGAGACGTTTCGCGCGCACATCGGACAGGCGCTCAGCACCCTGCTGCCTCACCCGTCCTCCTGA
- the rlmN gene encoding 23S rRNA (adenine(2503)-C(2))-methyltransferase RlmN codes for MMSDSTPDLAELTLADLESWIVQAGLPRYRARQIFRWVWKKGATSLAEMSDLGRELRAVLSERLAFTTPSVTRDETSADGTRKLVLQLADRRHIECVFIPDTPAQTFCVSTQVGCAMGCAFCLTGKMGLARHLTAGEIAAQVRVLARATGLTGHAFNIVLMGMGEPLHNYAATMGALALLNEPEGMALPVRRVTLSTVGLVPMLEKLAAEPLIPNLAISLHATTDDQRAAIVPPTRKYGLKAILDTCRRFPVGARHRITFEYVLLQGVNDEPADARRLVRLLHGIRAKVNLIPLNAAPGIPFERPAEDRVDAFARILADKGMTVSVRKSRGRDIRAACGQLIVADGPAKSAAQALAAAL; via the coding sequence ATGATGTCCGACTCCACGCCCGACCTTGCCGAGCTGACGCTGGCGGACCTCGAATCCTGGATCGTCCAGGCTGGCTTGCCTCGGTACCGCGCACGGCAGATCTTCCGATGGGTGTGGAAGAAGGGCGCGACGAGCCTCGCGGAGATGAGCGATCTGGGCCGCGAGCTTCGAGCGGTGCTGAGCGAACGCCTGGCGTTCACGACCCCCTCCGTGACACGCGACGAAACCTCGGCCGACGGCACGCGCAAGCTGGTCCTTCAACTGGCCGACCGCCGGCACATCGAGTGCGTCTTCATCCCTGACACCCCCGCGCAGACTTTCTGCGTCTCCACCCAGGTGGGCTGCGCCATGGGGTGCGCGTTCTGCCTGACGGGCAAGATGGGCCTGGCGCGGCACCTGACGGCGGGCGAGATCGCCGCCCAGGTGCGGGTGCTGGCGCGCGCGACGGGGTTGACCGGGCACGCCTTCAACATCGTCTTGATGGGCATGGGCGAGCCGCTGCACAACTACGCGGCCACCATGGGCGCGCTGGCACTGCTGAACGAGCCGGAGGGCATGGCTCTGCCGGTCCGCCGCGTCACCTTGTCCACGGTGGGGCTCGTGCCGATGCTCGAAAAGCTGGCCGCCGAGCCCCTCATCCCGAATCTCGCCATCTCACTCCACGCGACGACGGACGACCAGCGGGCCGCGATCGTGCCCCCGACGCGCAAGTACGGGCTCAAGGCCATCCTCGACACCTGCCGCCGCTTTCCGGTGGGCGCGCGTCACCGGATCACCTTCGAATACGTCCTGCTCCAGGGGGTCAACGACGAGCCGGCCGACGCGCGCCGGCTGGTGCGGCTGCTTCACGGGATTCGCGCGAAGGTGAACCTCATTCCCTTGAACGCGGCCCCAGGCATTCCCTTCGAGCGGCCGGCCGAGGACCGAGTGGACGCGTTCGCGCGCATTCTGGCGGACAAAGGCATGACGGTGTCGGTCAGGAAGAGCCGCGGCCGGGACATCCGCGCGGCCTGCGGACAGCTCATCGTGGCGGACGGTCCGGCGAAAAGCGCCGCACAGGCGCTGGCGGCGGCGCTGTGA